From one Doryrhamphus excisus isolate RoL2022-K1 chromosome 9, RoL_Dexc_1.0, whole genome shotgun sequence genomic stretch:
- the prkra gene encoding interferon-inducible double-stranded RNA-dependent protein kinase activator A homolog has translation MSQEMYQSGVTSGESSPIKDEVPGTNAGKTPIQILHEYGARSGKIPAYLMEKAEGEAHQPSFVFSVTVGDVCCQGEGPSKKAAKHMAAEAALNILQADVAATNGDAVETNPNSVGTLQELALQRGWRLPEYTVLMEAGPLHSRQFTMTCRLESLSETAIGSSKKAAKKAAAEKMVEKLQALSGSSEITWTPKPRVQFEDLRNSTAEIISSLRRNPLSIPNTDYIQLMSELSKEQSFAVAYLDIDELTANGQYQCLAELSTSPVTVCHGTGISHSNAHNAAAHSALQYIKIIASNK, from the exons ATGTCTCAGGAAATGTACCAGTCAGGCGTCACCTCTGGCGAGTCCAG CCCCATAAAAGATGAGGTTCCTGGGACCAATGCCGGCAAGACGCCTATCCAGATCCTGCACGAGTATGGGGCCAGAAGTGGCAAAATTCCCGCCTACTTGATGGAGAAAGCCGAAGGGGAAGCCCACCAGCCCAGCTTCGTCTTCAGTGTGACGGTGGGAGATGTTTGCTGCCAAG GGGAAGGCCCGAGTAAGAAGGCGGCCAAACACATGGCGGCAGAGGCTGCACTGAACATATTGCAAGCTGACGTGGCGGCTAC GAACGGGGATGCAGTTGAAACTAATCCCAACTCGGTGGGGACGCTGCAGGAACTGGCCTTACAGCGAGGCTGGCGTCTCCCCGAGTACACGGTCCTAATGGAGGCCGGTCCACTACACAGCCGACAATTCACTATGACCTGCAGGCTGGAGTCTCTGTCAGAAACAG CAATAGGAAGTTCCAAAAAAGCAGCAAAGAAGGCAGCAGCAGAGAAGATGGTGGAGAAGCTTCAGGCTCTGTCAGGCTCCTCGGAAATCACCTGG ACTCCCAAACCGAGGGTGCAGTTTGAAGACCTCAGGAACTCCACGGCAGAGATCATCTCCTCACTGAGGAGGAACCCGCTCAGCATCCCCAACACTGACTACATCCAGCTGATGTCGGAGCTGTCCAAGGAGCAAAGCTTTGCTGTGGCCTACTTGGATATCG ATGAGCTGACGGCCAACGGTCAGTACCAGTGCCTGGCCGAGCTGTCCACGTCCCCCGTCACCGTGTGTCACGGTACAGGGATATCGCACAGCAACGCGCACAACGCCGCCGCACACAGCGCCCTCCAGTACATCAAGATCATCGCCTCCAACAAGTAA